From Struthio camelus isolate bStrCam1 chromosome 21, bStrCam1.hap1, whole genome shotgun sequence, one genomic window encodes:
- the PPCS gene encoding phosphopantothenate--cysteine ligase produces the protein MSPPPLGPCPCPLWTGGASYLPVSSPGSRSRLPGPRPRSRPSPGPAPGLVPAAPGGGRRSSAQGQAAAGAAPPRTARGRAALRAAPAARCQGDAGASGGRGRGGVRAGMAAAAGGGAEEVAAAAAEGRVRAWAAAQAAGGRRVALVTSGGTQVPLEARAVRFLENFSSGRRGAASAERLVGAGYGVCFLHRARSAFPWARALPPPGPALLDALRLTPGPPPGVAADAAALPALLPALWGYRRATEAGALLALEFTGLTEYLALLRAAARALAPFGSNVMFYLAAAVSDFYIPASEMPEHKVQSSEGPLQITMEMVPKMLSPLVKEWAPEAFVISFKLETDPSILIEKSRKALEKYRHQVVVANILESRRTSVVIVTKDSQTPLSLSNEEIAQGMEIEEKIVSYLQAQHTAFIEKKF, from the exons AtgtcccctcctccccttgggccttgtccctgtcccctctGGACAGGGGGGGCCTCATATCTGCCCGTCTCCTCCCCGGGGTCTCGTTCCCGCCTCCCCGGGCCTCGCCCCCGTTCCCGGCCCTCGCCGGGGCCCGCCCCGGGTcttgtccctgctgcccccggcgGTGGCCGCCGCTCATCAGCACAAGGCCAGGCCgcagcgggggcagcgccgccccgcaCAGctcgcggccgcgccgccctccgcgcagcgccggcggcgcGTTGCCAGGGCGACGCGGGCGCTTCcggcggaagggggcggggcggggtcagggcgggcatggcggcggcggcgggcggcggcgcggaggaggtggcggcggcggcagcggaggGGCGCGTGCGGGCCTgggcggcggcgcaggcggcgggcgggcggcgcgtgGCGCTGGTGACGTCGGGCGGGACGCAGGTGCCGCTGGAGGCGCGCGCCGTGCGCTTCCTGGAGAACTTCAgcagcgggcggcgcggcgccgcctcgGCCGAGCGGCTGGTGGGCGCCGGCTACGGCGTCTGCTTCCTGCACCGCGCGCGCTCCGCCTTCCCCTGGGCgcgcgccctgccgccgccggggcccgcgctGCTCGACGCCCTCCGCCTCacgcccgggccgccgcccggCGTCGCCGCCgacgccgccgccctgcccgccctgCTGCCCGCCCTGTGGGGCTACCGCCGCGCCACCGAGGCGGGCGCCCTGCTCGCCCTGGAGTTCACCGGCCTGACCGAGTACCTGGcgctgctgcgcgccgccgcccgcgccctggcgcctttcg GCTCTAACGTCATGTTTTACCTGGCGGCTGCCGTGTCCGACTTCTACATCCCCGCCTCGGAGATGCCCGAGCACAAGGTCCAGTCCTCAGAGGGGCCCCTGCAG ATCACAATGGAGATGGTGCCAAAAATGCTGTCTCCTCTAGTCAAAGAATGGGCTCCGGAGGCGTTTGTTATTTCCTTTAAACTGGAAACGGATCCCTCGATCTTAATTGAAAAATCACGGAAGGCTCTGGAGAAGTATCGTCACCAGGTGGTGGTAGCAAATATCCTGGAGTCGCGGAGAACCTCTGTTGTTATTGTAACCAAAGACTCTCAAACGCCATTATCTCTTTCTAATGAGGAAATAGCTCAAGGCATGGAAATAGAGGAAAAGATAGTGAGCTATCTTCAGGCTCAACATACCGCATTTATAGAGAAGAAATTCTGA